In Gemmatimonadaceae bacterium, the following are encoded in one genomic region:
- a CDS encoding molybdopterin oxidoreductase family protein, whose amino-acid sequence MSTQPAPQRTTTSHVVRGACPHDCPDTCAMLVTVEDGRAVKVAGDPDHPVTRGFLCTKVNRYVERTYHRDRLLYPMRRIGRKGEGRFERISWDDALGTIADRLNAIRESAEGPQAILPYSYAGTMGMVQGSSIDRRLFHRIGASMLDRTICSMAGTVGMRMTVGANIGADPEGIPESDLVLLWGTNTLTANPHLWPFVLEARERGARVIAIDPICTRTAAQCDEWIAIRPGTDAALALGMMHVLLAQQLEDTDFIERHTLGFEQLRERVREYPPDRVSAITGIPQETIVSLGERYARARSAFIRVNYGLQRHGGGGMAVRTIACLPALTGHWRRAGGGVLLSSSANFTFDKRTLERPDLSPPVRTVNMIRLGDALTMPDAGVGGPPVRALVVYNSNPAAVAPDRNTVLAGLGREDLFTVVLEHFQTDTADYADIVLPATTQLEHWDVHLAYGHHYVTLNRPSIEPLGESLPNSEIFRRLAARMGLRDDCFRDDDQTLIAQALASSTEKLVGVTLDHLMEHGWMRLNVPTPYLPFATGAFPTPSGKCEFYSERMAAMGLDPLPAFTPPYEFPESVPALAARYPLTLVSSPAHQFLNSTFVNIESLRRGAREPECLLHPVDAERRGIGAGARVVVHNDRGAFTAVARVEDTIRPGVVWAPSIWWGKFAADGANANQTTSQRETDLGHGPVFYDNLVEVGLAD is encoded by the coding sequence ATGTCCACGCAACCGGCGCCGCAGCGGACCACCACCTCGCACGTCGTTCGCGGCGCATGTCCGCACGACTGTCCCGACACGTGCGCCATGCTCGTGACCGTGGAAGACGGCCGCGCCGTGAAGGTTGCGGGTGATCCCGACCATCCGGTCACGCGTGGATTTCTCTGCACGAAGGTGAACCGCTACGTCGAGCGGACGTATCATCGCGATCGCCTGCTTTATCCCATGCGTCGCATCGGCCGCAAGGGCGAGGGGCGGTTCGAGCGCATCTCATGGGACGACGCGCTCGGTACGATCGCCGACCGACTGAATGCCATTCGCGAGTCGGCGGAGGGCCCGCAAGCGATTCTTCCCTACTCATACGCCGGTACGATGGGCATGGTCCAGGGATCGTCGATCGATCGCCGGCTGTTCCATCGCATCGGCGCCTCGATGCTCGATCGAACCATCTGCTCGATGGCCGGGACGGTCGGTATGCGCATGACCGTCGGCGCGAATATCGGCGCCGACCCTGAAGGCATTCCGGAAAGCGATCTCGTGCTCCTCTGGGGCACGAACACGTTGACAGCGAATCCGCACCTCTGGCCGTTCGTGCTCGAGGCGCGCGAGCGCGGCGCACGCGTGATCGCCATCGATCCGATTTGTACGCGCACCGCCGCGCAGTGCGACGAGTGGATCGCCATCCGCCCCGGCACCGACGCTGCCCTCGCGCTCGGTATGATGCACGTGCTCCTCGCCCAACAGCTCGAGGATACCGACTTCATCGAACGCCACACCCTGGGGTTCGAGCAGCTGCGCGAACGGGTGCGCGAATATCCGCCCGACCGCGTCAGCGCCATCACCGGCATTCCCCAGGAGACGATCGTCTCGCTCGGCGAACGGTACGCGCGCGCACGGTCCGCCTTCATTCGCGTGAACTACGGGCTGCAGCGTCACGGCGGCGGCGGTATGGCCGTGCGAACGATCGCGTGTCTGCCCGCGCTCACCGGTCATTGGCGGCGCGCGGGCGGCGGCGTGCTGCTGTCGTCGAGCGCCAACTTCACGTTCGACAAGCGTACGCTCGAGCGCCCCGACCTCTCGCCGCCCGTGCGCACGGTCAACATGATCCGACTCGGCGATGCGCTCACGATGCCGGACGCCGGCGTCGGCGGCCCGCCGGTGCGCGCGCTCGTCGTGTACAACTCCAATCCGGCCGCGGTCGCGCCGGATCGCAATACGGTGCTCGCGGGCCTTGGCCGCGAGGATCTGTTCACCGTCGTCCTCGAGCATTTTCAGACCGACACGGCGGATTACGCGGACATCGTGCTCCCGGCGACGACGCAGCTCGAGCATTGGGACGTTCATCTCGCGTACGGCCATCACTACGTCACGCTCAACCGGCCGTCGATCGAGCCGCTCGGCGAATCGCTGCCGAACAGCGAGATCTTCCGCCGGCTCGCGGCGCGCATGGGGTTGCGGGACGACTGCTTCCGCGACGACGACCAGACCTTGATCGCGCAGGCGCTGGCATCGTCGACGGAAAAGCTCGTGGGTGTGACGCTCGATCACTTGATGGAGCATGGGTGGATGCGGCTCAACGTGCCGACGCCGTATCTGCCGTTCGCGACCGGCGCGTTCCCGACGCCATCCGGCAAGTGCGAGTTCTATTCGGAACGGATGGCGGCGATGGGATTGGATCCGCTGCCCGCCTTCACGCCGCCGTACGAGTTCCCGGAGTCCGTACCGGCGCTGGCGGCGCGGTATCCGCTGACGCTGGTCTCGTCGCCGGCACACCAGTTCTTGAATTCAACTTTCGTCAATATCGAATCGTTGCGCCGCGGCGCGCGCGAGCCCGAATGTCTCCTCCATCCCGTCGACGCGGAGCGGCGCGGGATCGGCGCCGGCGCGCGGGTGGTCGTGCACAACGATCGCGGCGCGTTCACGGCCGTCGCGCGCGTCGAGGACACGATTCGCCCGGGCGTCGTGTGGGCACCCTCGATCTGGTGGGGCAAGTTCGCCGCCGACGGCGCCAACGCGAACCAGACCACCTCGCAGCGCGAGACCGATCTGGGGCACGGCCCGGTGTTCTACGACAATCTGGTCGAAGTCGGCCTGGCGGACTGA
- a CDS encoding DUF1802 family protein, with the protein MRDASLMERTALKEWAVLVDAMARGEIIAMIRKGGIREQRAGFSVKHDRFLFYPTFFHEKANELAPRFVGQLDAAHARQPEQRDAGLIRLEYVADVLGVWPVNELEVLRAIDQEHGLDWSAVESRFHYKNKPGVQVVAVRVSRLAAPAVVPEVRRYRGCVSWVELEDDVDVSNAEPVLDDASLMMRVARLRGVLPISSS; encoded by the coding sequence ATGCGCGACGCATCGTTGATGGAGCGCACGGCGCTCAAGGAGTGGGCGGTGCTCGTCGACGCGATGGCGCGCGGCGAGATCATCGCGATGATTCGGAAGGGCGGCATTCGCGAACAGCGCGCCGGGTTTTCCGTGAAGCACGATCGGTTCCTGTTCTATCCGACGTTCTTTCACGAGAAGGCGAACGAGCTGGCGCCGCGGTTTGTGGGTCAGCTCGATGCGGCGCATGCACGACAGCCCGAGCAGCGCGACGCCGGCCTCATTCGGCTGGAGTACGTGGCCGATGTCCTGGGCGTCTGGCCCGTGAACGAGCTCGAGGTGCTCCGCGCGATCGACCAGGAGCATGGACTCGACTGGAGCGCGGTGGAGTCGCGGTTCCACTACAAGAACAAGCCGGGTGTGCAGGTCGTCGCGGTGCGGGTGTCGCGGCTCGCGGCGCCGGCGGTCGTGCCGGAGGTGCGCCGGTATCGCGGCTGCGTCTCGTGGGTCGAGCTCGAGGACGACGTCGATGTCTCGAACGCCGAGCCGGTGCTGGACGACGCGAGCCTGATGATGCGCGTGGCCCGCCTGCGCGGCGTGCTGCCGATTTCCAGTTCCTGA
- a CDS encoding NAD-dependent epimerase/dehydratase family protein, protein MPTALVTGATGLVGSHIVERLQSEAQSHSSEWTVRALVRSPSSWLESRGVECVQGDVMDRASFVRAARRVDAIFHTAAAITQHGGWETYRSLNVDGTANAIAAAESSGARLLQLSSVAVYGPTGRYRAAGEKTDETTPLGPLPERAYYARSKRESEELVLGAHAAGRIWATAVRPDVIYGPRDRQFVPRIGRLLSRGVAPLIAGGTSTLAIVHAANVADGAVRAVLHDDAGGQTYNLANDYDVTVREFFALAMEGLGRRVRFVRIPESVARGAFAVVRGFFKLATGGRMSVVSNASVAMLTENNPFTSERARRELGWIPLVHPREGIPEAFRWWKQCATHR, encoded by the coding sequence GTGCCGACCGCGCTCGTTACCGGCGCGACGGGACTCGTCGGATCGCACATCGTCGAGCGCCTGCAATCAGAAGCGCAATCACACTCCAGTGAATGGACCGTGCGCGCGCTCGTGCGCTCGCCGTCGTCGTGGCTCGAGTCGCGCGGCGTCGAATGCGTGCAGGGCGACGTGATGGACCGGGCGTCGTTCGTGCGCGCGGCGCGGCGAGTCGACGCGATCTTTCATACGGCGGCGGCGATCACGCAGCACGGCGGTTGGGAGACGTATCGCTCGTTGAACGTCGATGGCACCGCGAACGCGATCGCGGCGGCGGAGTCGTCGGGCGCGCGGCTCTTGCAACTCAGCAGCGTCGCGGTGTACGGACCGACCGGCCGCTATCGCGCCGCGGGTGAGAAGACGGATGAGACCACGCCGCTCGGTCCATTGCCGGAGCGTGCCTATTACGCGCGGTCCAAGCGGGAGTCCGAGGAGTTGGTACTCGGCGCACACGCGGCAGGGCGCATCTGGGCGACCGCGGTGCGGCCGGACGTGATTTACGGTCCGCGCGATCGACAGTTCGTGCCGCGCATTGGACGGCTGTTGTCGCGCGGTGTTGCGCCGCTCATCGCGGGCGGCACGTCGACGCTCGCGATCGTGCACGCGGCGAACGTCGCTGATGGCGCGGTGCGGGCGGTGCTGCACGATGACGCCGGCGGGCAGACGTACAATCTCGCGAACGACTACGACGTGACCGTGCGCGAGTTCTTCGCGCTCGCGATGGAGGGATTGGGGCGGCGCGTGCGATTCGTGCGCATTCCCGAGTCGGTGGCGCGCGGCGCGTTCGCGGTCGTGCGCGGGTTTTTCAAGTTGGCGACTGGCGGCCGAATGAGTGTCGTGTCGAATGCGTCCGTCGCGATGTTGACCGAGAACAATCCATTCACGTCGGAGCGCGCGCGGCGTGAGTTGGGCTGGATTCCGCTGGTGCATCCGCGCGAAGGAATTCCCGAGGCATTCCGGTGGTGGAAGCAATGCGCGACGCATCGTTGA
- a CDS encoding glycine cleavage T C-terminal barrel domain-containing protein yields the protein MSNPDVIIPSSVSFGDVNAEYGALRSSAIVIDRSHRGRMRFFGDKAGEALTGLVTNDVLAIPPGHGQYGAALSAKGRIVADMRILASHGSYLVDTPPRAWPGFQSMVKKYVNPRLSGYRDDSHAIRDLGIFGTAARRVVGTVAGVNPDLLAALVPYGHAQATVGGASITILRSPDISVEGYELLVPFEAFPRLWDAAVAAGATPAGLAAWEIARVEAGRPEWGIDIDESTIPQEANFDDFDAISYTKGCYIGQEVVARVHFRGHVNRHLRGLRSASPDAPPTGAQLIDDSGNHVGDVRSAVASPRLGGIAIGMVRREIAPGTSLNAKWETGERRVDVTPLPFPA from the coding sequence ATGAGCAACCCCGACGTCATCATTCCATCCAGCGTATCGTTCGGCGACGTGAATGCCGAATACGGAGCGCTGCGCTCCAGCGCGATCGTGATCGACCGGAGTCATCGCGGACGCATGCGGTTCTTCGGCGACAAGGCCGGCGAAGCACTCACCGGGCTCGTCACCAACGACGTGCTGGCGATTCCTCCTGGACACGGCCAGTACGGCGCGGCGCTGTCGGCGAAGGGGCGCATCGTCGCCGACATGAGAATTCTCGCAAGCCACGGCTCGTACCTGGTGGACACGCCGCCGCGCGCCTGGCCGGGCTTTCAGTCGATGGTCAAGAAGTACGTGAATCCGCGGCTGTCGGGATATCGCGACGACTCGCACGCTATTAGAGATCTCGGAATATTCGGCACGGCGGCGCGGCGCGTCGTCGGGACCGTCGCCGGCGTGAATCCCGACTTGCTCGCCGCGCTCGTGCCGTACGGCCACGCGCAAGCGACCGTCGGCGGCGCGTCGATCACGATCCTGCGCTCGCCCGACATCAGCGTCGAGGGGTACGAGCTGCTCGTGCCGTTCGAGGCGTTTCCGCGACTGTGGGACGCCGCGGTCGCCGCGGGCGCGACGCCGGCCGGTCTCGCGGCCTGGGAGATCGCGCGCGTCGAGGCTGGACGCCCCGAATGGGGCATCGACATCGACGAGTCGACGATTCCGCAGGAAGCAAACTTCGACGACTTCGACGCGATCTCGTACACGAAGGGCTGTTACATCGGGCAGGAGGTCGTGGCGCGCGTGCACTTCCGCGGTCACGTCAATCGCCATCTTCGCGGTTTACGCTCGGCGAGTCCGGACGCGCCGCCGACTGGTGCGCAGCTGATTGACGATTCCGGAAACCATGTGGGTGACGTGCGGAGCGCGGTCGCGTCGCCGAGGCTGGGTGGCATCGCCATTGGAATGGTGCGGCGTGAGATCGCTCCCGGCACGAGTCTCAACGCGAAATGGGAGACGGGCGAGCGGCGCGTGGACGTGACGCCGCTTCCCTTCCCCGCGTAG
- a CDS encoding HAD family phosphatase, with product MVDAALLEIEGVLFDTRRLRRASLQDALLEHGIAMDVDADLADALAPRTAAAALLEAEQVPFDEVMLDLIAASAERLFAARIGATGAALAPGALDFVREGAAMARLAIVTRARRSEAEALLRLASIEEFIGVVVTADDVVDGKPSPEGHLLALERLNRQRPVASASVIALEDGAGGIAAAHRAGVRCVAIGPSPAHVVMEADAYVESLVGHSVRSLDVLSRPGRERVQ from the coding sequence ATGGTAGACGCGGCGCTCCTCGAGATTGAAGGCGTGTTGTTCGATACGCGACGGCTTCGGCGCGCGAGCCTTCAAGACGCGCTGCTCGAGCACGGCATCGCCATGGACGTCGACGCGGATCTGGCCGACGCGCTGGCGCCGCGCACCGCCGCGGCCGCGTTGCTCGAGGCCGAGCAGGTGCCGTTCGACGAGGTCATGCTCGATCTCATCGCGGCGAGCGCGGAACGGCTGTTCGCGGCGCGCATTGGAGCGACGGGCGCGGCACTGGCGCCGGGCGCGCTCGACTTCGTTCGCGAGGGCGCCGCGATGGCGCGGCTCGCGATCGTCACGCGTGCGCGGCGCAGCGAGGCGGAAGCGCTGCTCCGGCTGGCATCGATCGAAGAATTCATCGGTGTCGTCGTCACGGCCGATGATGTGGTGGACGGGAAGCCGTCGCCGGAAGGACATCTTCTCGCACTCGAGCGATTGAACCGCCAGCGGCCCGTGGCGTCGGCATCCGTCATCGCGCTCGAGGACGGAGCGGGCGGCATCGCCGCGGCGCATCGCGCCGGCGTGCGATGTGTGGCGATCGGACCGTCTCCGGCGCACGTCGTCATGGAAGCCGATGCGTATGTCGAGTCGCTCGTCGGACATTCGGTGCGGTCACTCGACGTGCTGTCACGACCCGGCAGGGAGCGGGTGCAATGA
- a CDS encoding heterodisulfide reductase-related iron-sulfur binding cluster — MSAPVVVPAECALPGSPLDKERAGINTCVHCGFCLQACPTYITLEDENDSPRGRIVLMRSLLEGTLAPDNESVQKHIAQCLGCVSCETVCPSGVPYGHLLEATRATLAQHRPIPLIARVILSAFERPWLLSLAMAGGRVTRALRLSRLLAKLPGRLGFAMAMLESTNRASKLAAYEPASDGSRGTVALLTGCVMEGLFADTNRATERTLTANDYRMIDAPGQVCCGALHAHAGDADAARRLARKNIAAFERSNADYFCANAAGCGAMMKDYRHLLRDDPAWRERAERVSAKTRDVSELLAAAGPKRGGPLRVRVAYDAPCHLMHAQRVVAPPLDVLRAIPELELVPLNESDMCCGSAGIYNLVEPDVSDIVLDRKKTNIAASGAELVATGNPGCLMQIGAGLIRSHSAAATVHPVQLLDESYAKAPPR, encoded by the coding sequence TTGAGCGCGCCCGTCGTCGTCCCGGCCGAGTGCGCGCTTCCCGGCAGTCCGCTCGACAAGGAGCGCGCGGGAATCAACACCTGCGTGCACTGCGGGTTCTGTCTTCAGGCGTGCCCCACGTACATCACGCTCGAAGACGAGAACGACAGCCCGCGCGGACGCATCGTCCTCATGCGGTCGCTGCTGGAAGGAACGCTCGCGCCGGACAACGAGAGCGTGCAAAAGCACATCGCGCAGTGTCTCGGCTGCGTGTCGTGCGAAACGGTGTGTCCGTCCGGCGTTCCGTATGGTCACTTGCTCGAGGCGACGCGCGCGACGTTGGCGCAGCATCGTCCAATTCCATTGATTGCGCGCGTGATTCTGTCCGCGTTCGAGCGCCCGTGGCTCTTGTCGCTCGCGATGGCGGGCGGACGCGTGACGCGCGCGTTACGCCTGTCGCGTCTCCTCGCGAAACTACCCGGCCGATTGGGATTCGCGATGGCAATGCTCGAATCGACGAATCGTGCGTCGAAGCTTGCGGCGTACGAGCCGGCGTCCGATGGAAGTCGAGGCACCGTCGCTCTGTTGACCGGGTGTGTAATGGAAGGCCTGTTCGCCGACACCAATCGCGCGACGGAGCGCACGCTCACCGCGAACGACTACCGAATGATCGACGCGCCGGGCCAGGTCTGTTGCGGCGCCTTGCACGCGCACGCGGGCGACGCCGATGCGGCGCGCCGACTCGCGCGAAAAAATATCGCCGCCTTCGAGCGATCGAACGCCGACTACTTCTGCGCGAACGCCGCCGGCTGTGGCGCGATGATGAAAGACTATCGGCATTTACTGCGCGACGATCCCGCGTGGCGTGAACGCGCCGAGCGAGTGTCGGCGAAGACGCGGGACGTGAGCGAATTACTCGCGGCCGCGGGTCCAAAGCGCGGCGGGCCGCTGCGAGTCCGCGTTGCGTACGATGCGCCGTGCCATCTCATGCATGCGCAGCGTGTCGTCGCGCCGCCGCTCGACGTCCTCCGCGCGATTCCCGAGCTGGAACTGGTCCCGCTCAATGAAAGCGACATGTGCTGCGGCAGCGCGGGCATCTACAACCTGGTCGAGCCCGACGTGTCCGACATCGTGCTGGACCGCAAGAAAACAAACATCGCCGCCAGCGGCGCCGAGCTCGTAGCGACGGGGAACCCCGGCTGCCTCATGCAAATCGGCGCGGGGCTCATCCGTTCCCACTCGGCCGCGGCCACCGTGCATCCGGTCCAGCTGCTCGACGAGAGCTACGCCAAGGCGCCGCCGCGCTGA
- a CDS encoding FAD-binding protein, translating to MARRTVGATRMTTSAARSARMFADRIRDSAARGAALRIVGRGTWLNAGRPVRAAETISTRDHSGIVDYVPGDLTLTARAGTTFSEINAATAPHNQWLALDPHGTDDGTIGATIATASSGPLSTGFGLPRDLVLGVEFATGGGMVARGGGRVVKNVAGFDLTRLLTGSWGTLGIISEVSIRLHARPEADVTLGVSMSGGDDDASRVRQFLRRMPFKPFACEILNTAAARVVANHASPVAIFRLGGNRESVRAQRAALQELGHLEELDSALWFRLRTAEPDDAIVFRLSQLPSKLGECWNAAMRVAADCSDTLIHARPALGVVRCIVPRSDANVAALARMFAEPRTQTRIGERLPAALWDACGPSVANAPLSRRIKATFDPNTVLNPGILGESN from the coding sequence ATGGCACGGCGTACCGTCGGCGCGACGCGGATGACGACGAGCGCCGCGCGGTCCGCGCGCATGTTCGCCGATCGCATACGCGACTCGGCGGCGCGGGGCGCGGCGTTGCGCATCGTCGGCCGGGGAACCTGGTTGAACGCGGGCCGTCCGGTGCGCGCGGCCGAGACGATTTCAACTCGCGATCACAGCGGGATCGTCGACTATGTGCCGGGCGATCTCACGCTCACGGCCCGCGCCGGGACGACGTTCTCTGAAATCAACGCAGCCACCGCGCCGCACAACCAGTGGCTCGCGCTTGACCCGCACGGGACTGATGACGGCACCATCGGCGCCACAATCGCGACCGCATCGTCGGGCCCGCTGTCAACGGGATTCGGACTTCCGCGCGACCTCGTGCTCGGCGTTGAATTCGCCACGGGCGGCGGAATGGTCGCGCGCGGCGGTGGCCGTGTCGTCAAGAACGTCGCCGGCTTCGATCTCACACGACTGCTCACGGGCTCGTGGGGCACGCTCGGCATCATTAGTGAAGTCTCAATACGTCTGCACGCGCGGCCAGAGGCCGACGTGACCCTCGGCGTGAGCATGTCCGGCGGCGACGACGATGCGAGCCGCGTGCGGCAATTCCTGCGGCGAATGCCCTTCAAACCATTCGCATGCGAAATACTGAATACGGCCGCGGCTCGCGTCGTGGCCAATCACGCATCGCCGGTGGCGATCTTTCGGCTGGGCGGCAACAGGGAATCGGTTCGCGCGCAGCGCGCGGCGCTGCAGGAGCTCGGCCACCTCGAGGAGCTCGATTCAGCGCTGTGGTTTCGCCTGCGTACAGCCGAACCTGACGATGCAATCGTGTTTCGCCTGTCGCAGCTTCCGTCGAAGCTCGGAGAATGCTGGAACGCGGCAATGCGTGTAGCCGCTGATTGTTCCGACACACTCATTCATGCCCGGCCGGCGCTCGGCGTGGTGCGCTGCATCGTCCCGCGCAGCGACGCCAACGTTGCGGCGCTCGCACGGATGTTCGCCGAGCCGCGAACGCAGACGCGCATCGGCGAACGATTGCCGGCCGCGTTGTGGGATGCGTGCGGACCTTCGGTGGCAAACGCCCCGTTGTCGCGCCGCATCAAGGCGACGTTCGATCCGAACACAGTGCTCAATCCAGGAATTCTCGGAGAGTCGAATTGA
- a CDS encoding FAD-linked oxidase C-terminal domain-containing protein, producing MTSVAAPLAPAIDQSLASRLAGIVGERRVLFRPSELLTYTSDGLPSYFKQPGLAVFPGTRDELVAVVRALAERGVPFVPRGAGTGLSGGALADGVVLIGLNRLTRIVSVDAENALAVVEPGVINAALSRAVAPLGLHYAPDPSSQAACTIGGNVAENAGGPHCLKYGVTTNHVVALTVVLPDGEIVTLGNAQGENEGYDLVGAFVGSEGCFGIALDITVRLSRNPEAVRTLLADFMSIDSAAQAVSAIVATGIIPAALEMIDQATIRAVESSIYAAGYPTDAAAALLIEVDGATAGIEHDVETIEALCTEHGARTVRVARDDAERTRLWQGRKKAFGAMGRVSSHLVVQDAVVPRTRLPAVLARIHEIAERHRVKVCNVFHAGDGNLHPNIAYDASDADETKRVHLAMGEIMRACVDEGGTITGEHGVGLDKLPYMQLIFSEDSLATMCSLRDVFDPDRRANPGKVVPIHSCREWHGVPSARRG from the coding sequence GTGACCTCCGTCGCCGCTCCACTCGCACCGGCAATCGATCAATCGCTCGCATCGCGTCTTGCCGGCATCGTCGGCGAACGCCGCGTGTTGTTCCGGCCAAGCGAATTGCTGACGTACACGTCGGACGGTCTTCCGTCGTACTTCAAGCAGCCGGGGCTCGCGGTGTTTCCGGGCACGCGCGACGAGCTCGTCGCGGTGGTGCGTGCGCTCGCCGAGCGCGGCGTGCCGTTCGTGCCGCGCGGCGCGGGCACCGGACTCTCGGGCGGCGCGCTCGCCGACGGCGTCGTGCTGATCGGCCTCAATCGCTTGACGCGCATCGTGTCCGTCGACGCGGAGAACGCGCTCGCGGTGGTCGAGCCGGGCGTGATCAACGCCGCGCTCAGTCGCGCGGTTGCACCGCTCGGTCTGCACTACGCGCCCGATCCATCGAGTCAGGCTGCGTGCACGATCGGCGGGAACGTCGCCGAGAATGCCGGTGGTCCCCACTGTCTCAAGTACGGTGTGACGACGAATCACGTCGTTGCACTCACGGTCGTGCTCCCCGACGGCGAGATCGTAACGCTCGGCAACGCGCAAGGCGAGAACGAGGGCTACGATCTCGTCGGCGCGTTCGTCGGCTCTGAAGGCTGCTTCGGCATTGCGCTCGACATTACGGTACGCTTGTCGCGCAACCCCGAAGCGGTGCGTACGCTGCTCGCCGATTTCATGTCGATCGACTCGGCGGCGCAGGCCGTATCGGCGATCGTCGCGACGGGTATCATTCCGGCCGCGCTCGAGATGATCGACCAGGCGACGATTCGCGCGGTCGAGTCGTCGATCTATGCCGCCGGATATCCGACGGATGCCGCGGCAGCGCTCCTCATCGAAGTGGACGGCGCGACCGCCGGCATCGAACATGACGTCGAAACCATCGAGGCGCTGTGCACGGAACATGGCGCGCGGACCGTTCGCGTCGCGCGCGACGACGCCGAACGCACGCGACTCTGGCAGGGACGCAAGAAAGCGTTCGGCGCCATGGGCCGCGTGTCGTCGCACCTCGTGGTGCAGGACGCGGTCGTGCCGCGCACACGCCTTCCGGCGGTGCTGGCGCGCATTCACGAGATCGCCGAGCGGCATCGCGTGAAAGTGTGCAACGTGTTTCACGCGGGCGACGGAAATTTGCATCCGAACATTGCCTACGATGCGAGCGACGCCGACGAAACGAAGCGCGTGCACCTGGCGATGGGCGAGATCATGCGCGCGTGCGTCGACGAAGGCGGTACGATCACCGGCGAGCACGGAGTCGGCCTGGACAAGCTTCCGTACATGCAGCTGATCTTCTCCGAAGATTCGCTCGCCACGATGTGCTCGTTGCGCGATGTGTTCGATCCAGATCGGCGCGCGAATCCGGGCAAGGTCGTGCCGATTCACTCCTGTCGAGAATGGCACGGCGTACCGTCGGCGCGACGCGGATGA
- a CDS encoding diacylglycerol kinase family protein: MIPAFINPLSGNADAARSALRGAGGYDIREVEPASLAAHVRTAIESGERRILVAGGDGSIGSAANVIAGTGTELCILPCGTLNHLAKDLGLPLELEEAARVGMRGTAIPVDAAVVNDRIFLNTSSVGAYVSFVRARERLEHRLGYHLSSVFAGIRLLIRMPTFRVTLHVEGKEREYITPLVFIGVGERELKLPTLGARVEGGRTGLHVMVVRSRSGGRALALGLSAATRGVHAVAKTPALDAFIVDECRIQPRVPRIAVDGEIVTVKPPLSYRHVPGHLRVVVDAKHAARDAERFHE; the protein is encoded by the coding sequence GTGATTCCGGCATTCATCAATCCTCTGTCCGGCAATGCGGACGCGGCGCGCTCGGCGCTGCGCGGCGCGGGCGGATACGACATCCGGGAAGTCGAGCCGGCATCGCTCGCCGCTCACGTTCGCACCGCGATCGAGAGCGGCGAGCGTCGCATTCTGGTCGCCGGCGGCGATGGATCGATCGGCAGCGCGGCCAACGTCATCGCCGGCACGGGCACGGAATTGTGTATCCTGCCGTGCGGGACGTTGAATCATCTCGCCAAGGACCTTGGTCTTCCGCTCGAGCTCGAGGAGGCCGCGCGCGTCGGGATGCGTGGCACCGCGATCCCGGTCGACGCGGCGGTGGTGAACGACCGGATCTTTCTCAACACGAGCTCGGTGGGCGCGTACGTGTCATTCGTTCGAGCGCGCGAACGGCTCGAGCATCGGTTGGGGTATCACCTCTCCTCCGTGTTCGCCGGCATCCGCCTCTTGATCCGAATGCCGACTTTTCGCGTGACGTTGCACGTGGAGGGAAAGGAACGCGAGTACATCACGCCGCTGGTGTTCATCGGCGTCGGCGAACGCGAGCTCAAGCTTCCCACGCTCGGTGCACGAGTCGAAGGTGGGCGCACCGGGCTTCACGTCATGGTCGTGCGCAGTCGATCCGGCGGCCGCGCACTCGCACTGGGGCTCTCCGCGGCGACTAGAGGCGTGCATGCCGTCGCGAAGACGCCGGCGCTCGACGCGTTCATCGTCGACGAATGCCGAATTCAGCCCCGTGTGCCGAGGATAGCAGTCGATGGCGAGATCGTGACGGTGAAGCCACCGCTGTCGTATCGGCACGTGCCTGGGCATCTCCGCGTCGTGGTCGACGCGAAGCATGCGGCGCGAGACGCCGAGCGCTTTCATGAGTGA